In Mytilus galloprovincialis chromosome 1, xbMytGall1.hap1.1, whole genome shotgun sequence, the following are encoded in one genomic region:
- the LOC143068517 gene encoding post-GPI attachment to proteins factor 6-like isoform X1, producing the protein MMLLRKTLITICLLLYSFPLCFSVSSILYETGYLQEYSSFRNVLPYMYSMPQDAKNARITFRSSHVPDSCDTRKVQIQLQYGSLPLGKNETFPVNYYLDRGDVQEVNIQSDNKTTHVDLTRPLPGDWFAIAYIPDKDTKLRPKGLFATCYYRLNVELTSTVLSNIDSIHLYHNYQVRISKPVIYRFNILETTSAYHVLVSGCTNATGIPVSCLVDLITRGQGVPDINHYDNKFICNDTDQCIITVPVLYQYGHQYVMFTSSDDITFTFNISTSKCESQDLTSSMLNDSCIMYPLMDRQESQTVFKTKYMYIRNGTIVDKPYILSENSTLIVPYEIKSGIDNGGSVVLKVIVLADPKVKDVDVKILVRACLHRTMPERSGNSECPPSAAQLSVNSSTSVVLQDSVIVPYPKAGTWFTTLSMSCFISDTNTSVIAVSCGNRTVNVSLDIQSDRCVEGRCNDKGSCAVYLQGRLLVSTCVCQGGWSGYACNDGSDLIPGHEQLTELILLTVSHVMFIPAVILALYRTHYVEAFVYFYTMFFSAFYHACDGGRSDEYKYCIINLSVLSFCDFLGSVTSIWVTLIAMTKLPRTIRSVLYTAGPLLIAMGIELERTSLYMFVVPGALGALFIAISWARKCYGRRKCYPPCKRYLLCLLPGLLIAGGGLCIFAFAENNQNYKYTHSVWHMLMATCTMFLLPPKPKKREPLFGSNEGGRQCLSSCLADDPNSTPLTSFRDTESLENLII; encoded by the exons ATGATGTTGCTACGAAAAACACTGATAACAATATGTTTATTACTGTACAGCTTCCCGTTGT gtttttctgTATCATCAATCTTGTATGAAACTGGATATTTACAAGAATACTCGTCGTTTAGAAATGTCTTGCCATACATGTACTCCATGCCTCAAGATGCCAAGAATGCTAGAATAACATTCCGTTCAAGTCATGTTCCAGATAGTTGTGATACAAGGAAAGTACAAAT acagtTACAGTATGGTAGTCTTCCATTAGGTAAAAATGAAACATTTCCTGTAAACTATTACCTTGATAGAGGTGATGTACAGGAGGTCAATATTCAGAGTGATAATAAGACAACACATGTAGATCTGACACGCCCACTTCCTGGTGACTGGTTTGCTATTGCTTATATCCCTGATAAAGATACTAAACTTAGACCAAAG GGTTTGTTCGCAACTTGTTATTACAGATTGAATGTAGAATTGACTTCCACAGTCCTGAGCAACATAGACAGTATTCATTTATACCATAACTATCAAGTTAGAATCTCTAAACCAGTCATATATAG GTTTAACATTTTAGAAACAACTTCAGCCTACCATGTTCTTGTTTCTGGTTGTACCAATGCTACAGGTATTCCAGTAAGCTGTTTAGTTGATCTGATAACCAGAGGTCAAGGGGTACCAGATATAAATCACTATGACAACAAGTTTATTTGTAATGATACAGATCAATGTATTATCACTGTTCCCGTATTATACCAGTATGGTCATCAATATGTCATGTTTACATCCTCTGATGATATTACCTTCACATTTAATATATCAACCTCAA AGTGTGAATCTCAAGATCTGACCTCTAGTATGTTGAATGATTCCTGTATTATGTACCCTCTGATGGATAGACAAGAGTCCCAGACAGTCTTTAAaacaaagtacatgtacataagaAATGGTACAATAGTAGACAAGCCTTATATTTTGTCAGAGAATTCAACATTAATTGTGCCATATGAAATCAAAAGTGGTATAGATAATGGTGGATCTGTTGTCTTAAAAGTCATTGTTTTAGCAGACCCAAAG gtaaaaGACGTAGATGTTAAAATCTTGGTTAGAGCATGTCTTCATAGGACAATGCCAGAAAGATCAGGGAACAGTGAATGTCCACCTAGTGCCGCCCAGCTGTCAGTCAACTCTAGTACATCTGTTGTGTTACAAGATAGTGTGATTGTTCCATACCCTAAAGCAGGCACATGGTTTACAACACTGTCTATGTCATGTTTTATATCTGACACAAATACAAG TGTAATTGCTGTGTCATGTGGAAACAGAACAGTGAATGTATCATTAGACATACAATCTGATAGATGTGTAGAAGGCAGATGTAATGACAAAGGGAGTTGTGCTGTTTACTTACAAGGGAGACTACTGGTGTCAACATGTGTTTGTCAAGGAG GGTGGTCTGGTTATGCTTGTAATGATGGATCTGACCTAATACCAGGACATGAACAGCTTACAGAGTTAATACTACTGACAGTCAGCCATGTTATGTTTATACCAGCTGTTATTCTTGCTCTTTACAGAACACATTATGTTGAAGCATTTGTCTACttttatacaatgtttttttctgCA ttTTACCATGCCTGTGATGGAGGTAGATCTGATGAGtacaaatattgtataataaatcttAGCGTCCTCAGTTTCTGTGATTTCCTGGGATCTGTGACATCTATATGGGTGACACTTATAGCCATGACAAAATTACCTCGTACCATTAGGAGTGTGTTATATACAGCCGGACCATTACTTATAGCCATGGGTATAGAGTTAGAAAGGACCAGTCTGTACATGTTTGTAGTACCAGGGGCATTAGGAGCTCTTTTTATAGCTATATCTTGG GCCAGAAAATGTTATGGAAGGCGTAAATGCTACCCACCATGTAAGCGATATTTATTATGCTTGTTACCAGGATTACTGATAGCAGGAGGTGGTCTGTGTATATTTGCATTTGCAGAGAacaatcaaaattacaaatacaCACATAGTGTATGGCATATGTTAATGGCTACATGCACCATGTTTTTATTACCGCCTAAACCCAAGAAACGAG aaccaCTATTTGGATCAAACGAAGGAGGGAGACAATGTTTGAGCAGCTGTTTAGCAGATGATCCTAATTCTACACCACTCACCAGTTTTAGAGACACAGAATCCCTAGAAAATCTTATTATATGA
- the LOC143068517 gene encoding post-GPI attachment to proteins factor 6-like isoform X2, translating to MMLLRKTLITICLLLYSFPLCFSVSSILYETGYLQEYSSFRNVLPYMYSMPQDAKNARITFRSSHVPDSCDTRKVQIQLQYGSLPLGKNETFPVNYYLDRGDVQEVNIQSDNKTTHVDLTRPLPGDWFAIAYIPDKDTKLRPKGLFATCYYRLNVELTSTVLSNIDSIHLYHNYQVRISKPVIYRFNILETTSAYHVLVSGCTNATGIPVSCLVDLITRGQGVPDINHYDNKFICNDTDQCIITVPVLYQYGHQYVMFTSSDDITFTFNISTSKCESQDLTSSMLNDSCIMYPLMDRQESQTVFKTKYMYIRNGTIVDKPYILSENSTLIVPYEIKSGIDNGGSVVLKVIVLADPKVKDVDVKILVRACLHRTMPERSGNSECPPSAAQLSVNSSTSVVLQDSVIVPYPKAGTWFTTLSMSCFISDTNTSVIAVSCGNRTVNVSLDIQSDRCVEGRCNDKGSCAVYLQGRLLVSTCVCQGGWSGYACNDGSDLIPGHEQLTELILLTVSHVMFIPAVILALYRTHYVEAFVYFYTMFFSAFYHACDGGRSDEYKYCIINLSVLSFCDFLGSVTSIWVTLIAMTKLPRTIRSVLYTAGPLLIAMGIELERTSLYMFVVPGALGALFIAISWARKCYGRRKCYPPCKRYLLCLLPGLLIAGGGLCIFAFAENNQNYKYTHSVWHMLMATCTMFLLPPKPKKRGKYDIDDENNAFKSMNHYLDQTKEGDNV from the exons ATGATGTTGCTACGAAAAACACTGATAACAATATGTTTATTACTGTACAGCTTCCCGTTGT gtttttctgTATCATCAATCTTGTATGAAACTGGATATTTACAAGAATACTCGTCGTTTAGAAATGTCTTGCCATACATGTACTCCATGCCTCAAGATGCCAAGAATGCTAGAATAACATTCCGTTCAAGTCATGTTCCAGATAGTTGTGATACAAGGAAAGTACAAAT acagtTACAGTATGGTAGTCTTCCATTAGGTAAAAATGAAACATTTCCTGTAAACTATTACCTTGATAGAGGTGATGTACAGGAGGTCAATATTCAGAGTGATAATAAGACAACACATGTAGATCTGACACGCCCACTTCCTGGTGACTGGTTTGCTATTGCTTATATCCCTGATAAAGATACTAAACTTAGACCAAAG GGTTTGTTCGCAACTTGTTATTACAGATTGAATGTAGAATTGACTTCCACAGTCCTGAGCAACATAGACAGTATTCATTTATACCATAACTATCAAGTTAGAATCTCTAAACCAGTCATATATAG GTTTAACATTTTAGAAACAACTTCAGCCTACCATGTTCTTGTTTCTGGTTGTACCAATGCTACAGGTATTCCAGTAAGCTGTTTAGTTGATCTGATAACCAGAGGTCAAGGGGTACCAGATATAAATCACTATGACAACAAGTTTATTTGTAATGATACAGATCAATGTATTATCACTGTTCCCGTATTATACCAGTATGGTCATCAATATGTCATGTTTACATCCTCTGATGATATTACCTTCACATTTAATATATCAACCTCAA AGTGTGAATCTCAAGATCTGACCTCTAGTATGTTGAATGATTCCTGTATTATGTACCCTCTGATGGATAGACAAGAGTCCCAGACAGTCTTTAAaacaaagtacatgtacataagaAATGGTACAATAGTAGACAAGCCTTATATTTTGTCAGAGAATTCAACATTAATTGTGCCATATGAAATCAAAAGTGGTATAGATAATGGTGGATCTGTTGTCTTAAAAGTCATTGTTTTAGCAGACCCAAAG gtaaaaGACGTAGATGTTAAAATCTTGGTTAGAGCATGTCTTCATAGGACAATGCCAGAAAGATCAGGGAACAGTGAATGTCCACCTAGTGCCGCCCAGCTGTCAGTCAACTCTAGTACATCTGTTGTGTTACAAGATAGTGTGATTGTTCCATACCCTAAAGCAGGCACATGGTTTACAACACTGTCTATGTCATGTTTTATATCTGACACAAATACAAG TGTAATTGCTGTGTCATGTGGAAACAGAACAGTGAATGTATCATTAGACATACAATCTGATAGATGTGTAGAAGGCAGATGTAATGACAAAGGGAGTTGTGCTGTTTACTTACAAGGGAGACTACTGGTGTCAACATGTGTTTGTCAAGGAG GGTGGTCTGGTTATGCTTGTAATGATGGATCTGACCTAATACCAGGACATGAACAGCTTACAGAGTTAATACTACTGACAGTCAGCCATGTTATGTTTATACCAGCTGTTATTCTTGCTCTTTACAGAACACATTATGTTGAAGCATTTGTCTACttttatacaatgtttttttctgCA ttTTACCATGCCTGTGATGGAGGTAGATCTGATGAGtacaaatattgtataataaatcttAGCGTCCTCAGTTTCTGTGATTTCCTGGGATCTGTGACATCTATATGGGTGACACTTATAGCCATGACAAAATTACCTCGTACCATTAGGAGTGTGTTATATACAGCCGGACCATTACTTATAGCCATGGGTATAGAGTTAGAAAGGACCAGTCTGTACATGTTTGTAGTACCAGGGGCATTAGGAGCTCTTTTTATAGCTATATCTTGG GCCAGAAAATGTTATGGAAGGCGTAAATGCTACCCACCATGTAAGCGATATTTATTATGCTTGTTACCAGGATTACTGATAGCAGGAGGTGGTCTGTGTATATTTGCATTTGCAGAGAacaatcaaaattacaaatacaCACATAGTGTATGGCATATGTTAATGGCTACATGCACCATGTTTTTATTACCGCCTAAACCCAAGAAACGAG GAAAATATGACATCGATGACGAAAACAATGCATTCAAATCTATG aaccaCTATTTGGATCAAACGAAGGAGGGAGACAATGTTTGA
- the LOC143068517 gene encoding post-GPI attachment to proteins factor 6-like isoform X4 — translation MMLLRKTLITICLLLYSFPLCFSVSSILYETGYLQEYSSFRNVLPYMYSMPQDAKNARITFRSSHVPDSCDTRKVQIQLQYGSLPLGKNETFPVNYYLDRGDVQEVNIQSDNKTTHVDLTRPLPGDWFAIAYIPDKDTKLRPKGLFATCYYRLNVELTSTVLSNIDSIHLYHNYQVRISKPVIYRFNILETTSAYHVLVSGCTNATGIPVSCLVDLITRGQGVPDINHYDNKFICNDTDQCIITVPVLYQYGHQYVMFTSSDDITFTFNISTSKCESQDLTSSMLNDSCIMYPLMDRQESQTVFKTKYMYIRNGTIVDKPYILSENSTLIVPYEIKSGIDNGGSVVLKVIVLADPKVKDVDVKILVRACLHRTMPERSGNSECPPSAAQLSVNSSTSVVLQDSVIVPYPKAGTWFTTLSMSCFISDTNTSVIAVSCGNRTVNVSLDIQSDRCVEGRCNDKGSCAVYLQGRLLVSTCVCQGGWSGYACNDGSDLIPGHEQLTELILLTVSHVMFIPAVILALYRTHYVEAFVYFYTMFFSAFYHACDGGRSDEYKYCIINLSVLSFCDFLGSVTSIWVTLIAMTKLPRTIRSVLYTAGPLLIAMGIELERTSLYMFVVPGALGALFIAISWARKCYGRRKCYPPCKRYLLCLLPGLLIAGGGLCIFAFAENNQNYKYTHSVWHMLMATCTMFLLPPKPKKRVSTYSQGYNLYT, via the exons ATGATGTTGCTACGAAAAACACTGATAACAATATGTTTATTACTGTACAGCTTCCCGTTGT gtttttctgTATCATCAATCTTGTATGAAACTGGATATTTACAAGAATACTCGTCGTTTAGAAATGTCTTGCCATACATGTACTCCATGCCTCAAGATGCCAAGAATGCTAGAATAACATTCCGTTCAAGTCATGTTCCAGATAGTTGTGATACAAGGAAAGTACAAAT acagtTACAGTATGGTAGTCTTCCATTAGGTAAAAATGAAACATTTCCTGTAAACTATTACCTTGATAGAGGTGATGTACAGGAGGTCAATATTCAGAGTGATAATAAGACAACACATGTAGATCTGACACGCCCACTTCCTGGTGACTGGTTTGCTATTGCTTATATCCCTGATAAAGATACTAAACTTAGACCAAAG GGTTTGTTCGCAACTTGTTATTACAGATTGAATGTAGAATTGACTTCCACAGTCCTGAGCAACATAGACAGTATTCATTTATACCATAACTATCAAGTTAGAATCTCTAAACCAGTCATATATAG GTTTAACATTTTAGAAACAACTTCAGCCTACCATGTTCTTGTTTCTGGTTGTACCAATGCTACAGGTATTCCAGTAAGCTGTTTAGTTGATCTGATAACCAGAGGTCAAGGGGTACCAGATATAAATCACTATGACAACAAGTTTATTTGTAATGATACAGATCAATGTATTATCACTGTTCCCGTATTATACCAGTATGGTCATCAATATGTCATGTTTACATCCTCTGATGATATTACCTTCACATTTAATATATCAACCTCAA AGTGTGAATCTCAAGATCTGACCTCTAGTATGTTGAATGATTCCTGTATTATGTACCCTCTGATGGATAGACAAGAGTCCCAGACAGTCTTTAAaacaaagtacatgtacataagaAATGGTACAATAGTAGACAAGCCTTATATTTTGTCAGAGAATTCAACATTAATTGTGCCATATGAAATCAAAAGTGGTATAGATAATGGTGGATCTGTTGTCTTAAAAGTCATTGTTTTAGCAGACCCAAAG gtaaaaGACGTAGATGTTAAAATCTTGGTTAGAGCATGTCTTCATAGGACAATGCCAGAAAGATCAGGGAACAGTGAATGTCCACCTAGTGCCGCCCAGCTGTCAGTCAACTCTAGTACATCTGTTGTGTTACAAGATAGTGTGATTGTTCCATACCCTAAAGCAGGCACATGGTTTACAACACTGTCTATGTCATGTTTTATATCTGACACAAATACAAG TGTAATTGCTGTGTCATGTGGAAACAGAACAGTGAATGTATCATTAGACATACAATCTGATAGATGTGTAGAAGGCAGATGTAATGACAAAGGGAGTTGTGCTGTTTACTTACAAGGGAGACTACTGGTGTCAACATGTGTTTGTCAAGGAG GGTGGTCTGGTTATGCTTGTAATGATGGATCTGACCTAATACCAGGACATGAACAGCTTACAGAGTTAATACTACTGACAGTCAGCCATGTTATGTTTATACCAGCTGTTATTCTTGCTCTTTACAGAACACATTATGTTGAAGCATTTGTCTACttttatacaatgtttttttctgCA ttTTACCATGCCTGTGATGGAGGTAGATCTGATGAGtacaaatattgtataataaatcttAGCGTCCTCAGTTTCTGTGATTTCCTGGGATCTGTGACATCTATATGGGTGACACTTATAGCCATGACAAAATTACCTCGTACCATTAGGAGTGTGTTATATACAGCCGGACCATTACTTATAGCCATGGGTATAGAGTTAGAAAGGACCAGTCTGTACATGTTTGTAGTACCAGGGGCATTAGGAGCTCTTTTTATAGCTATATCTTGG GCCAGAAAATGTTATGGAAGGCGTAAATGCTACCCACCATGTAAGCGATATTTATTATGCTTGTTACCAGGATTACTGATAGCAGGAGGTGGTCTGTGTATATTTGCATTTGCAGAGAacaatcaaaattacaaatacaCACATAGTGTATGGCATATGTTAATGGCTACATGCACCATGTTTTTATTACCGCCTAAACCCAAGAAACGAG TGAGTACATACAGTCAGGGATACAACTTATACACATAA
- the LOC143068517 gene encoding post-GPI attachment to proteins factor 6-like isoform X3, which translates to MMLLRKTLITICLLLYSFPLCFSVSSILYETGYLQEYSSFRNVLPYMYSMPQDAKNARITFRSSHVPDSCDTRKVQIQLQYGSLPLGKNETFPVNYYLDRGDVQEVNIQSDNKTTHVDLTRPLPGDWFAIAYIPDKDTKLRPKGLFATCYYRLNVELTSTVLSNIDSIHLYHNYQVRISKPVIYRFNILETTSAYHVLVSGCTNATGIPVSCLVDLITRGQGVPDINHYDNKFICNDTDQCIITVPVLYQYGHQYVMFTSSDDITFTFNISTSKCESQDLTSSMLNDSCIMYPLMDRQESQTVFKTKYMYIRNGTIVDKPYILSENSTLIVPYEIKSGIDNGGSVVLKVIVLADPKVKDVDVKILVRACLHRTMPERSGNSECPPSAAQLSVNSSTSVVLQDSVIVPYPKAGTWFTTLSMSCFISDTNTSVIAVSCGNRTVNVSLDIQSDRCVEGRCNDKGSCAVYLQGRLLVSTCVCQGGWSGYACNDGSDLIPGHEQLTELILLTVSHVMFIPAVILALYRTHYVEAFVYFYTMFFSAFYHACDGGRSDEYKYCIINLSVLSFCDFLGSVTSIWVTLIAMTKLPRTIRSVLYTAGPLLIAMGIELERTSLYMFVVPGALGALFIAISWARKCYGRRKCYPPCKRYLLCLLPGLLIAGGGLCIFAFAENNQNYKYTHSVWHMLMATCTMFLLPPKPKKRGKYDIDDENNAFKSM; encoded by the exons ATGATGTTGCTACGAAAAACACTGATAACAATATGTTTATTACTGTACAGCTTCCCGTTGT gtttttctgTATCATCAATCTTGTATGAAACTGGATATTTACAAGAATACTCGTCGTTTAGAAATGTCTTGCCATACATGTACTCCATGCCTCAAGATGCCAAGAATGCTAGAATAACATTCCGTTCAAGTCATGTTCCAGATAGTTGTGATACAAGGAAAGTACAAAT acagtTACAGTATGGTAGTCTTCCATTAGGTAAAAATGAAACATTTCCTGTAAACTATTACCTTGATAGAGGTGATGTACAGGAGGTCAATATTCAGAGTGATAATAAGACAACACATGTAGATCTGACACGCCCACTTCCTGGTGACTGGTTTGCTATTGCTTATATCCCTGATAAAGATACTAAACTTAGACCAAAG GGTTTGTTCGCAACTTGTTATTACAGATTGAATGTAGAATTGACTTCCACAGTCCTGAGCAACATAGACAGTATTCATTTATACCATAACTATCAAGTTAGAATCTCTAAACCAGTCATATATAG GTTTAACATTTTAGAAACAACTTCAGCCTACCATGTTCTTGTTTCTGGTTGTACCAATGCTACAGGTATTCCAGTAAGCTGTTTAGTTGATCTGATAACCAGAGGTCAAGGGGTACCAGATATAAATCACTATGACAACAAGTTTATTTGTAATGATACAGATCAATGTATTATCACTGTTCCCGTATTATACCAGTATGGTCATCAATATGTCATGTTTACATCCTCTGATGATATTACCTTCACATTTAATATATCAACCTCAA AGTGTGAATCTCAAGATCTGACCTCTAGTATGTTGAATGATTCCTGTATTATGTACCCTCTGATGGATAGACAAGAGTCCCAGACAGTCTTTAAaacaaagtacatgtacataagaAATGGTACAATAGTAGACAAGCCTTATATTTTGTCAGAGAATTCAACATTAATTGTGCCATATGAAATCAAAAGTGGTATAGATAATGGTGGATCTGTTGTCTTAAAAGTCATTGTTTTAGCAGACCCAAAG gtaaaaGACGTAGATGTTAAAATCTTGGTTAGAGCATGTCTTCATAGGACAATGCCAGAAAGATCAGGGAACAGTGAATGTCCACCTAGTGCCGCCCAGCTGTCAGTCAACTCTAGTACATCTGTTGTGTTACAAGATAGTGTGATTGTTCCATACCCTAAAGCAGGCACATGGTTTACAACACTGTCTATGTCATGTTTTATATCTGACACAAATACAAG TGTAATTGCTGTGTCATGTGGAAACAGAACAGTGAATGTATCATTAGACATACAATCTGATAGATGTGTAGAAGGCAGATGTAATGACAAAGGGAGTTGTGCTGTTTACTTACAAGGGAGACTACTGGTGTCAACATGTGTTTGTCAAGGAG GGTGGTCTGGTTATGCTTGTAATGATGGATCTGACCTAATACCAGGACATGAACAGCTTACAGAGTTAATACTACTGACAGTCAGCCATGTTATGTTTATACCAGCTGTTATTCTTGCTCTTTACAGAACACATTATGTTGAAGCATTTGTCTACttttatacaatgtttttttctgCA ttTTACCATGCCTGTGATGGAGGTAGATCTGATGAGtacaaatattgtataataaatcttAGCGTCCTCAGTTTCTGTGATTTCCTGGGATCTGTGACATCTATATGGGTGACACTTATAGCCATGACAAAATTACCTCGTACCATTAGGAGTGTGTTATATACAGCCGGACCATTACTTATAGCCATGGGTATAGAGTTAGAAAGGACCAGTCTGTACATGTTTGTAGTACCAGGGGCATTAGGAGCTCTTTTTATAGCTATATCTTGG GCCAGAAAATGTTATGGAAGGCGTAAATGCTACCCACCATGTAAGCGATATTTATTATGCTTGTTACCAGGATTACTGATAGCAGGAGGTGGTCTGTGTATATTTGCATTTGCAGAGAacaatcaaaattacaaatacaCACATAGTGTATGGCATATGTTAATGGCTACATGCACCATGTTTTTATTACCGCCTAAACCCAAGAAACGAG GAAAATATGACATCGATGACGAAAACAATGCATTCAAATCTATG TGA
- the LOC143068540 gene encoding VWFA and cache domain-containing protein 1-like: MYVFMELPLDLIDIFIFQSDRLCLNCKQMEQTVCECPCECQLDVDFCTGGLLEEENFNPSCERIPEKESILRLDPKLTEDKTPCGKQPRLYSSG; encoded by the exons ATGTATGTTTTTATGGAACTGCCCTTAGacttaattgatatttttatttttcagtctgaCAGATTAtgtttgaattgtaaacaaatggAACAGACAGTATGTGAGTGTCCTTGTGAATGTCAGTTAGATGTAGATTTCTGTACAGGGGGACTACTGGAGGAAGAAAACTT tAATCCAAGTTGTGAAAGGATACCAGAGAAGGAATCAATACTGAGACTGGATCCCAAACTAACAGAAGATAAAACTCCATGTGGAAAACAGCCCAGgctctattcgtccggctag